A segment of the Chrysiogenia bacterium genome:
GGCAGGGAGTGGGCGAGTTCATGCTCGAACACAGCGAGGGAGAGCAGCACGAGAAGATCGCGCGCGCGATCCACGACGGCTACGCCGCGCGCTACCAACGCTACGACTGGTCGCTCAATCACGTCATCTAGGAAGAGCGCGCTGGCGCCTGGCTCGCGCTGAGGAATCCCGTCTCGGGAAGCTCGGGCCGGTAATCGGGAGAAGAGACGAGCTCGCGAAAATACTTGTTGAGCCGCCGGTCGTGGTCGCGCAGCAACTTGGCCACGCCGGGCAGACCGCGCTCGCTCAAATTACCCTGTTCCCATGCCTCGATCATTCCATACCAAACGCCAAGGTGCTGTTTTGGATTCGACGACATGGTCTGCATCACAGCGGGCACTTCGAGATAAACCTCGCTGATGGAGTTCATCACCGCGGTGATAACTGTTTGCCCGGTCGCCACGTGCAGCATGCGCAGCGCGTGGATCTCCGCGCGGGCGATCTCGGCATAGTTCCCGGGCGAGGCTTTTCCGATCAGGTGGAGCTGCTCGACCGCGCGCCGCACGGGGGCCGGGTCGTACTTGCCGGGATTGCGGGCGATTCGCTCGAGCGCGTCGAGGATCGTGATGATGCGATATTCGAGGAGTTCCTCAAAGATCTTCGCCGCCCTGTCGGGAAGCTGCTGGGCGAAGCGGAAGATGTAGCGCCAGGTCGCGATGCCGCCATAGGTCTCGATGTCCTTGACGATGAATCCCAGTCCCGGGTGAGCGGAGACGAAGCCGCTCGACTGCAGGTGCGCGAGCACAACCTGCACGGTCGAGGGGTTGATCTCATACTCGGCGGCCAGCTTGCGAACGCTGGGCAGGCGCTCTCCCACGGCATATTTCCCCGAAACGATGCCGAAGGCGACGGCTTCTGCGGTCTTCTGAACGACGGTGCGGGCACTCACGGCTGATTTCAGCTCCTCTGCAACAAAACCCTCTTGACACACTGAGCCAAATTACATATCCTCAGCGCATGGTCAACTGTACCACACAGTGAGTGGTATAGGCAACTACCCTCTCCCAGCACGAGAGGGACCGATCAAGGGGCGACCCGGAGCAGGCGCCCACACCCTTCAAGGAGCAAACCAATGAAACGACTCAGAGACCGCGTCGCGGTCGTCACCGGCGCCGGAAGCGGCATCGGAAAAGCCACCAGCATCGAACTGGCCCGCCGCGGCTGCCACCTGGCACTGGTCGACATGAATGAAGAGGCCGCGCAGAAGACTGCGCTCGAAATCGAGCGCCTGGGAGGCCGCGCGAGCGTCCACCAGGCCGACGTATCCAAGGCCGCCCGCATGAAGGCCCTGGCAAAGGAAGTCGCGGCCGAGCACGGGAAGATCAACATCGTCGTCAACAACGCCGGCGTCGGCGTGGGCGGCGCCTTCGAGGATTCCACTCTTGAAGACTGGAAATGGGTCATAGACGTCAACGTCTGGGGCGTCGTGCACGGGTGCATGTATTTCCTGCC
Coding sequences within it:
- a CDS encoding GntR family transcriptional regulator, yielding MSARTVVQKTAEAVAFGIVSGKYAVGERLPSVRKLAAEYEINPSTVQVVLAHLQSSGFVSAHPGLGFIVKDIETYGGIATWRYIFRFAQQLPDRAAKIFEELLEYRIITILDALERIARNPGKYDPAPVRRAVEQLHLIGKASPGNYAEIARAEIHALRMLHVATGQTVITAVMNSISEVYLEVPAVMQTMSSNPKQHLGVWYGMIEAWEQGNLSERGLPGVAKLLRDHDRRLNKYFRELVSSPDYRPELPETGFLSASQAPARSS